One Pseudomonas entomophila genomic window carries:
- the nagE gene encoding N-acetylglucosamine-specific PTS transporter subunit IIBC encodes MYQHFIQGLQRLGRALMLPIAILPIAGLLLRLGDTDLLDIALVHDAGQAIFANLALIFAVGIAVGFARDNNGTAGLAGAIGYLVLVATLKVIDPKIDMGMLAGILCGLLGGGLYNRFKDIQLPDYLAFFGGRRFVPIATGLSAVALGLLFGLIWPPIQNGINGLGQLMLESGSIGAFFFGVLNRLLIITGLHHILNNLVWFVFGSFQGVTGPAVTGDLARYFAGDPNAGQFMAGMFPMMIFGLPAACLAMYRHALPDRRKLIGGVLLSMALTSALTGVTEPIEFAFMFLAPLLYVIHALLTGLSMAICDLLGIRLGFTFSGGAIDMALGWGRSTHGWLVFPVGLLYGFVYYFVFDFCIRRFDLKTPGREEQPATESAADIEGSRARRFIDALGGAANLKGVDACTTRLRLVLVDRNLANDQALKTLGAMAVVRPGSGGSLQVVVGPMADAVADEIRGELPHARATVTTIERAGADVAPDVPTDAWLQALGGRDNLGKVECVAHSRVRVQLKDNTRVQRERLMALGCQGISPQPGGVWHLLMGPQAQALSLALQR; translated from the coding sequence ATGTACCAGCATTTCATACAGGGCCTGCAACGGCTCGGCCGCGCCTTGATGCTGCCCATCGCCATCCTGCCCATTGCCGGCCTGTTGCTGCGCCTGGGCGACACCGACCTGCTCGACATCGCCCTGGTGCACGACGCCGGCCAGGCGATCTTCGCCAACCTGGCGCTGATCTTCGCCGTCGGCATCGCCGTGGGCTTTGCTCGCGACAACAACGGCACCGCCGGCCTGGCCGGCGCCATCGGCTACCTGGTGCTGGTGGCGACGCTGAAGGTGATCGACCCGAAGATCGACATGGGCATGCTCGCCGGCATCCTCTGCGGCTTGCTCGGTGGCGGTCTGTACAACCGCTTCAAGGATATCCAGCTGCCGGACTACCTGGCGTTCTTCGGCGGCCGGCGTTTCGTGCCGATCGCCACCGGCCTGTCGGCGGTGGCCCTGGGGCTGCTGTTCGGGTTGATCTGGCCGCCGATCCAGAACGGTATCAACGGCCTCGGCCAGCTGATGCTGGAAAGCGGCAGTATCGGCGCATTCTTCTTCGGCGTGCTCAACCGGCTGCTGATCATCACCGGCCTGCACCACATCCTCAACAACCTGGTGTGGTTCGTCTTCGGCAGTTTCCAGGGCGTGACCGGCCCGGCAGTGACCGGCGACCTGGCGCGCTACTTCGCCGGCGACCCCAACGCAGGCCAGTTCATGGCTGGCATGTTCCCGATGATGATCTTCGGCCTGCCCGCCGCCTGCCTGGCCATGTACCGCCATGCCCTGCCCGACCGACGCAAGCTGATCGGCGGCGTGCTGTTGTCGATGGCACTCACTTCAGCCCTGACTGGCGTAACCGAACCCATCGAATTCGCCTTCATGTTTCTGGCACCCCTGCTGTACGTGATCCATGCACTGCTGACGGGGCTGTCGATGGCGATCTGCGACCTGTTGGGGATCCGCCTGGGCTTCACCTTCTCCGGTGGCGCCATCGACATGGCCCTGGGCTGGGGGCGCTCCACCCATGGCTGGCTGGTGTTCCCCGTAGGCTTGCTGTACGGATTCGTCTACTACTTCGTGTTCGACTTCTGCATTCGCCGTTTCGACCTGAAGACACCCGGTCGCGAAGAGCAGCCCGCCACTGAAAGCGCGGCCGATATCGAAGGTTCTCGCGCCCGACGCTTCATTGACGCCCTCGGTGGTGCCGCCAACCTGAAGGGGGTGGATGCCTGCACCACCCGCCTGCGCCTGGTGCTGGTCGATCGCAACCTGGCAAACGACCAGGCGCTGAAAACGCTCGGCGCCATGGCCGTGGTCCGCCCTGGCAGCGGCGGCAGCCTGCAAGTGGTGGTGGGACCGATGGCCGACGCAGTGGCGGATGAGATTCGCGGCGAACTGCCTCATGCCCGGGCGACCGTGACCACAATCGAGCGCGCAGGTGCCGACGTTGCTCCGGATGTACCCACGGATGCGTGGCTGCAGGCATTGGGTGGGCGCGACAACCTCGGCAAGGTGGAGTGCGTGGCGCATAGCCGGGTAAGGGTGCAGCTCAAGGATAACACCAGGGTGCAACGTGAACGCCTCATGGCACTGGGTTGCCAAGGCATCAGCCCACAGCCAGGCGGCGTCTGGCATCTGCTGATGGGGCCACAAGCGCAGGCCCTGAGCCTGGCCCTGCAGCGCTGA
- a CDS encoding HET-C-related protein encodes MNDMEIPSVLESTFALEQLTHIANDMDEHQFTLLFKPIFGVDVSDSIYLDIWQALRDGMLEGPAHAVVERDEAFRTARYDNEQDTLLVNRDVIEQALNEPNTSPGLLLALIGGFGQYLADQIHAKRFAAGETDSPEVDPEDAKEAGSKYASLMAFLDSSPTDGMVFAHYTREDLSAPLALDLSDTPELEEILPETPLTIEPRFGAGEGGHETIERVLEEVGFDETEIKSIYFGNWLRDHSQLVDPKLVRAEDAPRNFPNQVSRRALTAIVDILAAKEFRNQHEDGEEQGDFQVSPEILGVYKASEHIDNPTNHDESPVDPTEIDPDFEMSVLPGTEPTQVYPTTSMKVYIDKPVLHMNSKIWEAAREGKTAIGMRAFGEALHVLEDYFAHSNFVELSLHKLGRTQVLPWTTEVECKHGLPVVTGLFSGTDILGSLAEPLGKVLFPDKYPAFREITPGYRSTSEQILLILLGELENPTWLKAFEKLLALRDRYAENPLFRFVRRATWALLLPLNLVRYYGRELFQDIFQWLGDRVGEEQTRSGMNPNTDASVDATHSQLSKDHDSHPFYDLAIEMARHAVKQVGAEMFRFWNGEVDYPPVEQASAFICHPYDSSWQDSLVTEWLEQHEDKIEAASAFDSLKEIYETHIDTLFEKLRALDVNAMHTT; translated from the coding sequence ATGAACGACATGGAAATACCCTCCGTGCTGGAAAGCACGTTCGCCCTGGAACAACTCACCCATATCGCCAACGACATGGACGAACATCAGTTCACGCTCCTGTTCAAACCCATCTTTGGCGTCGACGTATCCGATTCGATCTATCTGGACATCTGGCAGGCACTGCGTGACGGCATGCTCGAAGGGCCCGCCCACGCAGTGGTCGAGCGCGACGAGGCATTTCGCACCGCCCGTTACGACAACGAGCAAGACACCTTGCTGGTCAACCGCGACGTCATCGAGCAGGCCCTGAACGAGCCGAACACTTCCCCTGGACTGCTACTGGCGTTGATCGGAGGATTCGGTCAATACCTGGCGGATCAGATTCACGCGAAGCGCTTCGCCGCAGGTGAAACCGACTCTCCCGAAGTGGATCCTGAGGATGCCAAGGAAGCCGGCTCGAAATATGCGAGCCTGATGGCATTCCTGGACAGCTCCCCAACAGACGGCATGGTATTCGCCCACTACACCCGCGAGGATCTGTCTGCGCCGCTGGCCCTGGACCTGAGCGATACGCCAGAGCTCGAGGAAATTCTTCCCGAAACCCCTCTCACCATTGAGCCACGCTTCGGCGCAGGCGAAGGCGGCCACGAGACGATCGAACGCGTTCTCGAAGAGGTCGGCTTCGACGAAACGGAAATCAAGTCCATCTATTTCGGCAACTGGCTGCGCGATCATTCGCAGCTGGTCGACCCCAAGTTGGTCAGGGCCGAAGATGCGCCGAGGAATTTCCCGAACCAGGTTTCCCGGCGCGCGCTCACCGCCATCGTCGATATCCTGGCGGCCAAGGAATTCCGTAATCAACACGAAGACGGTGAAGAACAGGGCGACTTCCAGGTATCACCTGAAATCCTCGGTGTCTATAAAGCCTCCGAGCACATCGACAACCCGACCAACCACGATGAGTCACCTGTCGACCCGACAGAAATCGATCCAGACTTCGAGATGTCGGTGCTACCAGGCACGGAGCCGACGCAGGTTTACCCCACGACTTCGATGAAGGTGTACATCGACAAGCCGGTGCTCCACATGAACTCGAAGATCTGGGAAGCCGCCAGGGAAGGCAAGACCGCCATCGGCATGCGCGCCTTCGGTGAAGCGCTGCATGTGCTCGAAGACTACTTTGCGCACTCCAACTTCGTGGAGTTGAGCCTGCACAAGCTGGGGCGCACCCAGGTGCTGCCCTGGACGACGGAAGTCGAATGCAAACATGGCCTGCCGGTGGTCACCGGCCTGTTCTCCGGAACAGACATTCTCGGCAGCCTGGCCGAGCCGCTGGGCAAGGTGCTGTTCCCCGATAAATACCCTGCCTTCAGGGAGATCACCCCTGGCTACCGCAGTACCTCCGAGCAAATTCTGCTGATTCTGCTCGGCGAACTGGAAAACCCGACCTGGCTCAAAGCCTTCGAGAAGCTCTTGGCATTGCGCGACCGATATGCCGAAAACCCTCTGTTCCGGTTCGTCCGGCGCGCAACCTGGGCCTTGCTGCTGCCGCTGAACCTGGTTCGCTATTACGGCCGCGAGCTCTTCCAGGATATATTCCAGTGGCTGGGGGACCGGGTCGGCGAGGAACAGACGAGGTCGGGCATGAATCCCAACACCGATGCAAGCGTCGACGCCACTCACTCCCAATTGTCCAAGGATCACGACTCACATCCGTTCTACGACCTGGCGATCGAGATGGCGCGTCATGCCGTCAAGCAGGTTGGCGCAGAAATGTTCAGGTTCTGGAACGGCGAGGTCGATTACCCGCCGGTGGAGCAGGCCAGTGCTTTCATCTGCCACCCCTATGATTCAAGCTGGCAGGACAGCCTTGTGACCGAGTGGCTGGAACAGCATGAAGACAAGATTGAGGCGGCCAGTGCCTTCGACAGCTTGAAAGAAATCTACGAAACGCACATCGATACCCTCTTCGAAAAACTCAGGGCATTGGATGTGAACGCGATGCACACGACCTGA
- a CDS encoding NGG1p interacting factor NIF3, with translation MYKLAFFVPDSHVEVVKAAVFAAGGGRIGDYDHCAWQVLGQGQFRPLDGSQPYIGQAGQVEVVEEWKVELVVADDLIAQVVAALKRSHPYQTPAYEVWRLLDF, from the coding sequence GTGTACAAGCTCGCCTTCTTCGTTCCCGACAGTCATGTCGAGGTGGTCAAGGCCGCAGTGTTCGCCGCTGGCGGTGGGCGTATCGGCGACTATGACCACTGCGCCTGGCAAGTACTCGGCCAGGGCCAGTTCCGCCCATTGGACGGCAGCCAGCCGTACATTGGGCAGGCTGGTCAGGTCGAGGTGGTCGAGGAGTGGAAGGTGGAGCTGGTGGTGGCGGACGACTTGATCGCTCAGGTCGTTGCCGCGCTCAAGCGGAGTCATCCGTACCAGACGCCGGCTTACGAAGTCTGGCGGTTGCTGGATTTCTGA